In Erigeron canadensis isolate Cc75 chromosome 7, C_canadensis_v1, whole genome shotgun sequence, one DNA window encodes the following:
- the LOC122608952 gene encoding protein SHI RELATED SEQUENCE 5-like translates to MSGFFSLGGSTFAITKDPHQENHDPHDNNNNNNNNQDNHDHHHHQDSIITPNSLYLFKNEEIYNKGFDLWQQYYHQLHRHQQSPTQQQHYDHHLSSTKRTTSCGVEELCLNNNNNSSSDNNSNLYTTWKEMRASNSGYGNIGGEHGGSGSGGGGVNCQDCGNQAKKDCQHMRCRTCCKSRGFQCQTHVKSTWVPAAKRRERQQQLQQSLTVAQQNQQHNMAAAGGGGSSQQLSLMMRGGGGGDGVDQNPKRLREDHHNHQLMVSTGGGVTALNLPVAHHHHHNTLGFEAGLFPAEVSSPAVFRCVRVSAMAEAEEQLAYQTAVNIGGHLFKGILYDHGPDGGSSSGGRSHHHQQQQQHNLITSGTMGMANVVTVAHPSVTGSIDPSIYPTPLNAFMAGTQFFPPPR, encoded by the exons ATGTCAGGTTTTTTCTCACTAGGTGGATCAACATTTGCCATCACAAAAGACCCACATCAAGAAAATCATGACCCAcatgataacaataataataataataataatcaagacaaccatgatcatcatcatcaccaagaTAGTATAATCACTCCAAATAGTTTATATCTATTCAAAAACGAAGAGATCTACAACAAAGGCTTTGACTTATGGCAGCAATATTACCATCAACTTCATCGTCATCAACAAAGTCCAACTCAACAACAACATTATGATCATCATCTTTCTAGTACTAAAAGAACAACTTCATGTGGTGTTGAAGAGCtttgtcttaacaacaacaataatagtaGTAGTGATAATAATAGTAATTTGTATACTACTTGGAAAGAGATGAGGGCTAGTAATTCAGGATATGGAAATATAGGGGGTGAACATGGAGGTAGTGGAAGTGGAGGGGGAGGGGTGAATTGTCAAGATTGTGGAAACCAAGCAAAGAAAGATTGTCAACATATGAGATGTAGGACTTGTTGTAAAAGTAGAGGTTTTCAATGTCAAACACATGTTAAAAGTACTTGGGTTCCGGCTGCTAAAAGGCGGGAAAGACAACAACAATTGCAGCAGTCTTTGACGGTAGCACAACAAAATCAACAACATAATATGGCGGcggctggtggtggtggtagtagtcaacagctgagtttgatgatgagaggtggtggtggtggtgatggggtTGATCAGAATCCAAAGAGATTGAGAGAagatcatcataatcatcaactTATGGTTTCCACCGGTGGTGGTGTGACGGCGTTGAATTTGCCGGTggctcatcatcatcatcataacaCTTTAG ggtttgaagcgGGTCTTTTCCCTGCCGAAGTGAGTTCTCCAGCGGTTTTCCGATGTGTTAGAGTGAGTGCAATGGCCGAGGCGGAGGAGCAGCTAGCGTACCAGACTGCGGTTAACATTGGGGGACATCTTTTCAAGGGAATTCTTTATGACCATGGTCCGGATGGTGGTAGTAGTAGCGGCGGCAgatctcatcatcatcaacaacaacaacaacataatCTAATAACCTCGGGCACAATGGGAATGGCCAACGTGGTTACCGTGGCTCATCCTAGCGTGACCGGTTCCATTGATCCGTCTATTTATCCAACTCCACTCAACGCTTTCATGGCCGGTACGCAATTCTTCCCACCACCAAGATGA